One Sporomusaceae bacterium FL31 genomic window, TCTATAGGGGAAAGGACTGAAGGCTTCATGAGCCCTAGCTTTTTATGATTGATTTGTTCAGCTTGCTCCGCAGTGGCCGGAGCGGGGATGAACTGGAGGCGCTGCCAGGAAGGGTTCACAGCCAAACAGATGGCATCGGCCGCTTTACGGCCGTCGGCAATACATTGAACAATTGAAGAGGGGCCGATATTTGCATCACCCACGACAAAGATAGTATCAGGGATGGGCTGGCCAGGATGCAGACCTAGTCTGCTGAGCAGCGGATGATTGACGGTTTCACCAATGGCAGTAATTAAGGTATCGATTTTTAGCTGGCAAGTTTGGTCGGTTGGTTCGGGCTGACGGCGGCCGCTGGCATCAGCTTCACCTAATTGCATGACCCGGCAAAGCAAGGTATTATCTGCAGTGAAGCTTTCGGGATTCAATAAAAAGTTGAATTGAACATGATCAGCCAGTGCTAACTCGTATTCTTCGCGATAGGCTGGCATTTCTTGTTCGGTGCGGCGATAAATGACGCTGACTGTTTCAACTCCAGGAACCCGCAGGGCAGTCCGGCTGGCATCCATTGCAGTATTGCCGGCTCCCACCACAGCCACATGCTTGCCAAGATTCAGTACACTGGGATGATTAAAGTCTTCAAGGAACTTTAAAGCCGAAATGACGCGTGGCGGATTGGCGGCACTGCTGGGGATATTAAAACTCTTTTCAGCATTGGCGCCAACTGCAACAACGACATAGGTAAACCCTTGAGATTGCAGCAGTTTAGGTGTCAAATGCGGATCAGTATTAAAGA contains:
- a CDS encoding putative selenate reductase subunit YgfK yields the protein MLIREVKRIAVKKGFAAYKSKFALPVEKNGISVAVMGAGPAGLASAYFLAREGFSVTVFETRPSAGGTVRHVIPRFRISNAIIDSDVTFIKEHGVTFIFNTDPHLTPKLLQSQGFTYVVVAVGANAEKSFNIPSSAANPPRVISALKFLEDFNHPSVLNLGKHVAVVGAGNTAMDASRTALRVPGVETVSVIYRRTEQEMPAYREEYELALADHVQFNFLLNPESFTADNTLLCRVMQLGEADASGRRQPEPTDQTCQLKIDTLITAIGETVNHPLLSRLGLHPGQPIPDTIFVVGDANIGPSSIVQCIADGRKAADAICLAVNPSWQRLQFIPAPATAEQAEQINHKKLGLMKPSVLSPIETSKVNTSIGQQEYQRCLECNYVCNKCVEVCPNRANITVTVPSMRNHYQIVHLDAYCNECGNCATFCPWRGKPYTDKVTLFSTKEDFTDSNNPGFLLEGRTLLVRLDNITYEIGLDQAHDTLPPNIRTMLAMVNEIRAQRPSLFGPVES